CCGTGGGACGTCCCGCGCGGCGCGCGGGCTCGTATGCTCGCGCTGTGAGCGACGACGCCGGGGTCCGCCGCAGGCCGGCCGCACCCACGATCTACGACGTCGCCCGCGCGTGCGGGGTCGCGCCGTCCACGGTGTCCCGGGCGTTCTCCCGGCCCGGCCGCGTCAACGCCGACACCGCCCGCCGCATCCGCGAGGCCGCCGAGCGCCTGGGCTACCGCACCAACCCGCTCGCCCGCGCCCTGCCCACGGGGCGGACGTCGCTGCTGGCGGTCGTGGTGTCGGACGTGACCAACCCGTTCTTCTTCGACATCCTGCGCGGCGCCGAGGCGGTCGCCGTCAAGGCCGGGTACACCCTGCTCGTCGCGGACGTGCACGAGTCCGGCGAGGCCGAGCGCAACGCCGTCGACCGCACGGTGCCGCTCGTCGAGGGCGTCGCGCTCGCGACGGCGCGGATGTCGCACTCGGCCATCCGCGTGGGCGCCCGGGAACGCCCGACGGTCGTGCTGAACCGCGTGCTGCCGGACATCCCCAGCATCGTCACCGACAACGCCGACGGCGCCCGCCAGCTCGTCCGGCACCTCGTCTCCCTGGGGCACACGTCCCTCACGTACGTCGGCGGCCCCGAGGCGTCGTGGGCCAACGGGATGCGCTGGCGCGCGGTGCTCGAGACCGCCACGGACGCCGGGGTCCGCGTGCGGCAGGCCGGCGCGTTCCCCCCGACGCAGGCCGGCGGGCTCGCCGCCGCGCAGGTGGTCGCCGCGGAGGACGCGACAGCGGCGATCGCCTACAACGACCTCATGGCGATCGGGCTGATGCGCGGGCTGACGCGGCTCGGGCTCGACGTGCCCGGCGACCGGTCCGTGACCGGGTTCGACAACATCTTCGGGTCGGACTTCTGCACCCCGCCCCTGACGACCGTGGCCGCGCCGCTGCGGCAGCTCGGGGCGCTCGCCGTCCAGACGCTGCTGGACGCGCTCGGTGCGGACGCCCGGACGCGGCCGGGTGGCGGTGCGCCGACGACGCCGGTCGTGCTGCCGGTGCAGCTCATCGTGCGGGACTCGACCGCCGCCCCGCGCTGACCGCCGGGCCACTCCGGCCGACACCGGGCCGACCCCGGCCGACGTCGCGCCGCGGGCGCGTCAGCGCGTGCCGGACGTCCGGCCGGCCGGCACCGCCAGGGCCCGGGCGCGCTCCGCGACGGCCTCCACCGCACCGCGGTCGTCGGCGAGCGCCCCGTCGACCTCGGCCAGCAGCGCCCGCGCCGCGTCGTGCCAGCCGCCGGTGCGGGCCGCCGCCACGACGCGGTCCGCGGCCACGTCGGCCACCGGCGCGTCGGTGGTGCGCAGGTACCGGAGCCACGCGGCGACCGCCTGCAGCGCGCCCGCCCCCTCCCGGCCGGCCGCGCGCTCCACCACCAGCGTCGCCCCGAACCGGGCCGGGATCTTCTGCGACCCGTCCGCGGCGATCTGGTCGAGGCGGTGCACGATCGCCGGGTTGCCGAACCGCTCCAGCAGCCGGTCGGTGTAGGCCGCGACCTCGGCGGGCGGGAAGTCCAGGTGCCGTGCGGCGTCGGACCACCACCGCCGGACGTCGTCCACCAGCGCGTCGTCCGCGACGGCCTCGGCGACCGTCGTGTGCCCCCGGACCAGGCCGGCGTACGCGAGCAGGCTGTGCGCGCCGTTCAGCAGGCGCAGCTTGCGGGTCTCGAAGCGCTCGACGTCCGGCGTCACGAGCGCTCCCGCGGCCTCCCAGGCGGGTCGCTCCCGCGTCAGGGCCGCGTCCAGCACCCACTCCGCGTACGGCTCGGTGACGACGACCGCGGGGTCGTCCACCCCGGTCAGCGCGCGCAGGCGCTCGACGTCCGCGGGCGTCGGGCGGGGCGTGATCCGGTCGACCATCGTGCCGACGAACGTCACGTGCTCGCGGGCCCACGCGTGCAGCCCCGGGTCGACCTGCTCGGCGATCCCGAGCACGGCGGCCGCGACGGCAGCGCCGTTGCCGGGCAGGTTGTCGCAGGACACCACGTCGAGCCGCCCGGCGTCCGCGGCGCGACGGGCGGCCAGGCCCGCGACGACCCGGCCGGCCGCCGTCGCCGGGGCCCCCGCACCCGACCGGAGGGCGGCGACGTCCGCCTCGACCGCCGGGTCCCCGGGCACCGGGCGGCCGTCGGCGCCGAGCCGGTACCCGGCCTCGGTGACCGTGCAGGTGAGCAGCGTGACCGCCGGGTCCGCGAGGTAGGCGGCCCACGCCTGCGCGTCGCCGGCCACGTGGGCGCGCACCACGGACTCCACGAGCTCCACGTCGTCCCGCTGCCCGCGCGCCACCAGGGTGTAGACGCCGTCCTGGGCGGCCAGCACCGGCGCGGCACCCTCCCCCATCCCGCTGAACGCGGCGATCCCCCACCCTGCGCCGTCGGGCGCGCGGTGGGTGTACCAGGCCTGGTGGGCGCGGAAGAAGTTGCCGAGGCCGAGGTGGACGTGACGCACCGGCGGCGCCGGACGGCGCCGGACGGGACGGCTCACAGGCCGAACACCTCACGGGGCCGGCCGACCACGAGGTCCACCGCGGTGTCGACGGCCTCGTCCAGCTCCAGGCGGTGCTCCGCGACGAGCCGCGCGAGGTGGCCCGCGTCGATCCGGCGGCTCATGTCGTGCCGCGCCGGGATGGAGCAGAACGCCCGCGTGTCGTCGACGAAGCCCGCCGTCTTCCGGAAGCCGGCGGTCTCCGTGACCGCGTCGCGCCACCGGCGGATCGCGTCGGGCGCGTCGTAGAACCACCAGGGCGCCCCAGCGTACACCGACGGGTAGAAGCCGGCGAGCGGCGCGACGTCGCGCGCGTACGTCGCCTCGTCGAGCGAGAACAGCACGACCGTGAACCCGGGATCGGTCCCGAACCGCTCGAGCAGCGGCGCCAGCGCGTCGGTGAACTCGGCCGCCGCCGGCACGTCGTGCCCCGTGTCCGGGCCGAAGCGCCGCGTCGTCGGCGGGTGGTGCCCGCGGCGCACGCCCGTGTGCAGCGTCATGGTCAGCCCGTCGTCGGCCGACATGCGCGCCATCTCCAGCAGCATGTGCCCGCGCAGCGCGGCGGCCGCGGCGGGCGTCGCGGTGCCGGCGACCGCGT
This is a stretch of genomic DNA from Cellulomonas sp. ES6. It encodes these proteins:
- a CDS encoding LacI family DNA-binding transcriptional regulator; protein product: MSDDAGVRRRPAAPTIYDVARACGVAPSTVSRAFSRPGRVNADTARRIREAAERLGYRTNPLARALPTGRTSLLAVVVSDVTNPFFFDILRGAEAVAVKAGYTLLVADVHESGEAERNAVDRTVPLVEGVALATARMSHSAIRVGARERPTVVLNRVLPDIPSIVTDNADGARQLVRHLVSLGHTSLTYVGGPEASWANGMRWRAVLETATDAGVRVRQAGAFPPTQAGGLAAAQVVAAEDATAAIAYNDLMAIGLMRGLTRLGLDVPGDRSVTGFDNIFGSDFCTPPLTTVAAPLRQLGALAVQTLLDALGADARTRPGGGAPTTPVVLPVQLIVRDSTAAPR
- a CDS encoding mannitol dehydrogenase family protein, translating into MSRPVRRRPAPPVRHVHLGLGNFFRAHQAWYTHRAPDGAGWGIAAFSGMGEGAAPVLAAQDGVYTLVARGQRDDVELVESVVRAHVAGDAQAWAAYLADPAVTLLTCTVTEAGYRLGADGRPVPGDPAVEADVAALRSGAGAPATAAGRVVAGLAARRAADAGRLDVVSCDNLPGNGAAVAAAVLGIAEQVDPGLHAWAREHVTFVGTMVDRITPRPTPADVERLRALTGVDDPAVVVTEPYAEWVLDAALTRERPAWEAAGALVTPDVERFETRKLRLLNGAHSLLAYAGLVRGHTTVAEAVADDALVDDVRRWWSDAARHLDFPPAEVAAYTDRLLERFGNPAIVHRLDQIAADGSQKIPARFGATLVVERAAGREGAGALQAVAAWLRYLRTTDAPVADVAADRVVAAARTGGWHDAARALLAEVDGALADDRGAVEAVAERARALAVPAGRTSGTR